One Lagenorhynchus albirostris chromosome 7, mLagAlb1.1, whole genome shotgun sequence genomic window, CCTTCTGGAGCAGCTATGGCACCAGCTGGAGCCTGTGGGGAGATCGAGAGAAGACAAAAGTGGGAACAGCAGGCCAAGGAGAGAGTGTTTAAACACAGGGACTATTTGGGGATcgtcttttgtttttagtttgaaATCGGTCCACCCTCTAGTATTATATGATAGAAGCAGCTCCCTGGGCCTGCGGCCGTGAGGTCTCGTCACTCACTGTCACCTTGGAAACCCCTCGGAGCCTCGGTCTGCCCGTCCACGGTGGAGCAGCACATGGGCCCAATCCGTCAGCTCCGCGGGGACAGGCCCAGGCAGCCAGCCTGGTggtcagcccagtgcctggctggAGGCCGCCTGCAGGGAGGAGCCCTTTCCGGACACCTCTCGGAGACTATTCAGAGCGAATGAAACCAGCCTGTCTGCTTCAATTCCCACTGATGATGTCCATGTGTCATTAGTGCCAATTAGGAGAAGCAAGGGCAGCAAAGCGTTTGGCCTGGGGCCCGGCCTGGTGGGAGGGTCACTGGGACAATTGAATTCCCCACCAGACAAATGTGATTACCGGTGGAGCCCGGGCCCACCCCCTGCGGGGCCGAGACATAAATGGCCAGGTGGGGCGGCCAAGCTCACCCAGCCATGCAGGTCCCCAGCCCCAGCGTGCGCGAGGCGGCCTCCATGTACGGCACAGCGGTGGCCGTCTTCCTGGTCATCCTGGTGGCCGCACTGCAGGGCTCGGCACCCCCCGAGAGCCCCTTCCCCTACCGCATCCCCCTGGACCCCGAGGGGACCCTGGAGCTGTCGTGGAATGTCAGCTACGTGCAGGAGACTGTCCACTTCCAGCTCCTGGTGCGGGAGCTCAAGGCCGGCGTCCTGTTTGGGATGTCGGACCGTGGCGAGTTGGAGAACGCCGACCTGGTCGTGCTCTGGACCGACGGGGACAGTGCCCACTTTGGGGTGAGTCTTCCCTCCGCAGTGCTCCTGAACTTGCCTTTTCCTCTACACTCACCGTCCTTAACCTGGCAAAGGAagtctccctcctgcctctctggtcGCGTTTACTCTGAGCATCCCTCGTGTCCCAAGCTTGGGCATCTCGGGGATGCTGATGTGAGGACAAAATGGGAAATCGATGACTTCCACGGTCCTTGACTGCACGCCCCAAATGACAGAGCTCAGCGTGCCCAAGGAGCACAGCCGCACACGAAGGCCACACTCGCCACATAAACACACGCCCTCCACCGCCCCTGCCCTCGGGAGGGCGGCCCCACGTACCCACCCGCACAAACAACGCCCAGAGGTCACACGCGGCCAAGCACGGTGGCTGGCCTGCCTGCCCACTGCCAAGGACGCGGTGCTGGCTCATGTGGGTAACCTGAGCAGGTGCAGACTCCCCGGCCCCCAACCCGGGCGTGGAACGAACCGTCCGTGGAGTTAAGCCAGGACGCTGAGGGTGTGCGCTTCCCTCCACGCCCGAAATTCACCCCCATTCTTGCCAGaaagggagaaggggtggggggaggtttcCCTTCAAAGAAGAGAGGTTTTGGGGGCCCTCGACAAGCTGAAGGGAGGCCCTCTGGGTTGGGGGAGCCTAGCCATCTTGCCCTGAGCCGCCACCCTACATTCTTCCACCCTGACCTCTCTGGGGACCAAACCCAACTCTCTCATGGAAACAGACGCAGGAGGGTTAAAACGGTTTTTAAGTCAGGAGGCACTTTATCTGTGAGCAGAGGGGCTCTTCCTTCAATTAAGTGTGGGAATCCAGCGGCGCACTGAGCCAGGGTCAGGACAGGCCCCTGGCCTCGCGTACCTCATCTGCAGAGTGGGTACAATAATCCCTCTCCACCTTCTCGCGATGTGTGAGTTCACACAAGCTGGTCTTTCTGGAAGCCGGTGGTGCTCTGTCCAACCCCTGCCACAACTCTGCAGGAAGGAAGGAGTTCCGCATACTTCCCAGGGGAGGGTAGGTGAGCCCGACCACCAGCCAGACGGGGTGGGGCCTCCTGGGCCCCGGGCTGTCCCACCTCTCCTCCACCAGGATGCTCAGTGGCTACGGGTCACGGCCAAGAAAGACCTGGGCAGCGCGTCCCAGAGGAGCCGCGAAGCCCGGAAGCAGCTTCCCCGGCTGCCAGGAGAGCTGGGGTCACTCGGTCCTCCAGCACAGGCAGGATTAATTTGCACAACAAATTCCTATGCAAACAAATGTCAGACTTGTTTTTCCTCCTTTAGCAAATATGTTCAACAATTAATTCTAGCCTTCCAGCCGAAGGCTCACGAGCTGGCTTTCTGCTTCTGTTTAAAACGAGCCCTTCTGCAGATCAGCAGTGCACCCCAGCACGAGCTCCACTGTGCTTTTCTCTAGGGAAAAAGTGGCAAAATCTTTGGCAGGTTTCTTTTTTGCTcaaggaaatgaggaaaacatGCGTCAGCCCTGAATGCAGGGTTTAAGAAAATCCTAAGGCCAAGGACTGGTGGTCCCGTGTTGTTCCTGAACTGGAATAGCGGCCTGCTGGTCGGGGGCAGGGTTTCCCTCACAGCCTCCTTGCCAGGTGGACGGCTTTCCGGGCCCTGGCCTGGAGCCCCGGCGTGGCCGAGCCCTAGAGCCTGGTGCCAGGGAAACAgctagggagaggggagggcagggtccGGCCAGAACCACCACCCTCGGACATCCTGGGGAAATGCAGCGGGTCCGTTTCCTCCTGGGCCTCGGTTTACCCTCTCCGGGCAAGGCTAAGACTAGGGCGAGGTGGGCAAGATGCTGGGGGGGGGCAGCGTTTCAGGCGGGCTCACTCTCAGGGGTGTGCAAGTGCGGGGTGGGCCCCCCAAACCCTCTCCGAGGCTCCGTGTGCTGTTAGGGTCCCTCCCTCCACAGACCAAAGGCGATTCTTTGTCTAAGGCTCCCGGGTCCCACCCAGAGGTCTGGGAACCTGCACGGCTAACCAGCCCCAGTGAGTCCTGGCTGGCGTTTGAGGCCGTGTGTCAAGGGCACAGAGGAAGAGAGTGGGGTTGGAGGTCAACTCCACTGTCTCAGGCAGACACCGAGTGTGGGCGTGACGCCCACCCCGGGCAGAACCCCAGGAGCCCCAGGGCGAGGTGTGTCCAGGGGCTGCACCGCGGGCGGCCAACGCTGAACTCGGCCCCTTGTGCTCCGAGCCCGCCCTTGCCTCTACAGGACGCCTGGAGTGACCAGAAGGGGCAGATCCATCTGGACGCCCAGCAGGATTACCAGCTGCTGCGGGCACAGAGGACCCGGGAAGGCCTGTCCCTGCTGTTCAAGAGGCCCTTTGGCACCTGTGACCCCAAGGATTACCTCATCGAGGTGGGTGGCAGCCCGCTTGCCCAGGAGACCGTGGGCTGCGTGGAGCCCTCTCGCATACCAGGGCGGTATCCCTGGGCCGGCCGTGCACAGAGAGCATGGATTCCAGAGGTGGCTGGGTGGGGACAAGGCAGGTGGGGAGAAACCAGCTCTGCCATCGGCGTCTGATCCCTCAAGCAAGCAGCTCTTGGTTGACACGTAGCTGACGTGTTTCTAGATGTTGGTCTCGCCCCGAAGCTTTCAGAGAGGGACCTGAGTGGTCTTCCTCCTGACTAGTTCTCTCTTCCTGGTCCAGCATCTTCAGGAGAATTCTGGAAAGAGCCCAGGAGACTTGGTTTCCCAGACTGGCTCTGTGGCCAACGGACTGTGAGGCTCCGGGCAGGtcccctcctcctctgggcctcagtttacctgtCTGTAAAAGGGACTTAGATGATCTGTAAGGCTCGACCTGTTCTGTCTAGGAATTCACAGCCGCAACAGATCTAAAAATCCTTAGGCTTCTCACGCTGCTCCTAGACCCTTAGGGAAAAACAAGCCAGTTCCCTCCTGAAGGCAAAATCCTCTCCACTTTCCAAGGCACCTTGACACCCAAAGTCGGTGTTATCTTTATGATGCGTCAGCGACATGGGCTGGCCCAGTGCtacacgaggaaactgaggccagacagGGGAGGACTCGCCCAGGGACACACGGCAGAGAGGGGACAGAGCTGGAGCCAGAAGGAGTGCCCTTCCAGAAGGAGGTCTGAGTCCTTACCCTACTGGCTCACCTTCCCCACGGACAAGGGCAAGGGCAGGCAGAGGACCCTCTCCCGGAACTTTGCATGGCGTCTGGTGCCAATGTGTGCTCAGCTCAGAGCCTGCAGCCTGGGTGTGGGGAAGCCTCCTGCCTGGAGCTCTGAGACACCTGTGCAGAGAACAGCCCTGTCCCCAGTGACcctgggggtggtggagggaacACATGTCCCAGGTGAGCCAGCCGGCCTGGTTCACAGCGACCCAGCAATGGTTGGTTGAATGGACGCTAAGCAAATGTAGATAGAAAGAGTTTAGGGAGACAACATGTACTAATGGCTGGTGCAAACCGCGGGCTCTGGGGGCGGTCGGCTTTGGATTGAATCCCAGCCAGGTCCACACAGAGCCTGAAAGCTCCCCTCCTTCAGAGAGGTGAGAATCGGGCATGTCACCAGCCAGGCGAGGGTGGGTAGGGACCTGGCATCTCCCCGGTTACCAGGAGCCCAGCTCTGGGGGTGTGAGTGGATGAGTGCCGGGCCCTGTCTCGCCTGCAGGACGGCACAGTCCACTTGGTGTACGGGATCCTGGAGGAGCCGTTCCAGTCGCTGGAGGCCATCAACGTCTCCAGCCTGCAGACGGGGCTGCAGAGGGTGCAGCTGCTGAAGCCCAACATCTCCGTCCCGGCCCTGCCCTCAGACGTGCGCACCATGGAGGTCCGCGCCCCCGACGTCCTGGTCCCCGGCCGGGAAACCACGTACTGGTGCTACATCACCGAGCTCCCCGACGGCTTCCCTCGGCACCACATCGTCATGGTACGTGGGCCCGgtccatcccagctctgcctcccccCGGGGCCTCGGAGGTGTCCTGCCCTGGGGAGCTGTCCATGGTCCTGCTTGGACCAGTGACCTCTGTGGTGTGGACCCCAGGCAGGGTCTGAACCTTCCGCAGCCACAGGTGTGCTCTGCCCCGCCCCCCGTCACCCTGctcactccccaccctcccagggctgctgcaCCCCAGCTTCCCAGCCTGGACCAAAGGCAACTGATGTATTGATTTTTGCATCTTATCTCGGGACTGGAACCGCTGTCTAGCTATTTATCTGTCCGTCAGGACACCCTCCTCCTTCATGAAATAACAACTCAACTCAGAGCTCAATGGCTCTAAACACCTTCCTGGAGATATAACAGTAACGACAGTAGCTGTTGAATGTCCCCTCTTTGCCTGGCCCGGGGGAAAGAGGAGGTGGTTTACCCCCTCCGTCACCACAGTACTACACACATAGTGCTAGATATTATCACTCTTATTTCCATTCGAGGACGTGCAGCCCAGAGAGGTAGTGTGagttcccaaagtcacacagcaggaagTGGTGGGCCTGCCTCAGGGCTGCACCTGCCCCCCAGGCTCAGCCTTGCCTCGGGCAGCCTCCGTGTGTCTGTGCAGCCACGTTCACACGAGGACGGCGGCCTTCCTGTCCCCCAACCCCCTTATCGGGAGATGACTGGCTGGGTCCCCTTCCCTTTGCTCCTGAGCTCACCGTGAGCTTCTGGCAGATTCTGCCTGCTTCCAGGTTGGTGGCTCCACCCCCAAACCCTGAGCCCCAGAAGCACCCCTGGAAATCACCTGGCTCaaccctcccattttacagaggggcaCGCAGAGGCCCATGGAAGGGAGCTGCTGGGTGAGAGCCCCACCAGTGGGGGTGAGCAGGTGGGCGGGCGGGGTCCGCTGTCCCAGGTCCAGTGGGTGCTCTGCTCCCGCAGTACGAGCCCATCGTCACCGAGGGCAACGAGGCCCTGGTGCACCACATGGAGGTCTTCCAGTGCGCAGCCGAGTTCGAGAGCTTCCCCCACTTCAGCGGGCCCTGCGACTCCAAGATGAAGCCGGAGCGGCTCAACTACTGTCGCCACGTGCTGGCCGCCTGGGCCCTGGGCGCCAAGGTGCGTGCCCTTCCCAGCATCTCCCCAGGGGGCCCCCAGTTATGCATGAGAGCCTCCAAGGAGTGAGGCCCCCAGGGCAACCCAGGCCCCGAATAACCCCGTCTCCCCACCACCTGTGCATCGTTGGAATCCCATGGCTCTTCTGAGCCACGAACGCCTTCTCCAGCCTCCGTTACTTTCCTGTAAAAATGCAGGAGCCCCACGACCTAACATTCCTCGTGGGCATCGCTCTCATTTCCCCCATCAAGTTCCGCTGGACTTGGAGGGGTCTGTGCACAGGGTGGTCCCGGGGCTGGCCTCCCTGGGCTGTGTCCAGGGTCTTCCAGCAGCTTCCTCCACCGGCTCAGAGGAGGGGCTTGGGCGGTGGGCTCGCCTGGGGGCATGAGCTCTCCCCACTCCCTGACCCCGAGTCTAATAGGAACGTGGCATGGGCTGGTAGTGAGCTGCCCATCAGGGGGAGAGTCCTAATCTGTCTGCCCCACCAACAGCACTCACTGCAGCTCAGGCCCCAGCACGTGGGTGGGTATGCCCTGACCGCCCCGGGACCCCTCTCTTGACACCCCAGTCTGTCTGCCTGGCCTgaccctgccctccctgctccctgcagGCCTTTTACTACCCAGAGGAAGCCGGCCTTGCTTTCGGGGGCCCTGGGTCCTCCAGATTTCTCCGCCTGGAAGTCCACTACCACAACCCGCTGATGATAAAAGGTAGGGAGCCCCGAGGTGTGCTTCCAGCCTTGCCGTCCTCCCCTCGGGAATGCTGGGCGCGGCCATACCCAGTTAGGAAGATAGCCGGGCTGGCGGGGCTTAGCACCgcacccctctccccccagctctAGCCTCCTTGTCGCGGGGCCCACCGCGGCCTGCGTCCCTCTTGTCTCTTGCTCACGGCCCGTCTCCTGGGCCTGCGGTGGGCTCCCCAGGCAGAGTCTCATTGGCTGGCTCATCCGCACGGCGGGGGCCCAGCGTCTTCACCCCTCCCCCTTCATAAACACAGCTGCCGCCAACACCGCGCTGTCCCAGGTACCACCAGGTACCACCAGGGACCACCTGGGACAGGCAGGTGGAGGTTCCTCGTGTGCCTGTTTTGCAGCAGAGCAAATTAAGCCAGTGGTAACGGGATGCCTCCAGGGCCATGAAGCGAGTAGCAACTGAGAGCCGGCAGGTCTGGTCTGACCCGGCTCCGTGGCCTCAGTGGTGACCACGCTGTGGTCGAGCCCACACTTGAACCTGGCAAGCTGGGTCTGATTCCGAAGCTTTAAGGAATCATTTAGATGTCGGGTCCATCCGAGGAAACACAGCTCACCCCTCCTCCCACACCCTTTCCTCATTGGCACCCGACAGAGCAGAAGGCTAGCATCAGGTGTGCCAACCAACGGGGTCCCAGACCATGGAGGGAGGTCACAGGCCGGAGTGGTCGCATGTGCCGTCTCCCCTGAAAATCTAACTTCTGTGAGGCTGCTCAGACCAGGAGATGCCCCCCCAACCCTAACCTCCCCTCCCCAAAGGGGTGACTCTCCAGCACCCATGAGAGGTGGCTCTGCCGTCCCCAGAACAGGCTGGGCCAGGACAGGGCACATGGCAGGATGGCAGGATGCAGGCCACTCCAAAGCCAACACGATCCCTGCCTAGAACCCAGCCGCCAATGGTTTGACCATTGGGAGGCACGGCCCCAGGACTGTCCTCAGGGCAAGGGGAGTGCCTGGCTCACTGGGGGGCGTTTCTGGCTATGAACTTCCCTCCTGCTTCTCAAAACCTGTCACAACAGAGCAAACGCATGCCTGGAGTGTGAATGTGTCGATGGGATTTTATTTCCATGTGCTCTGTGTCAGGGCGGCAAACAGGTTCTGCTCACTGGGACTCCTCTGACTGACCCTCCGCTGCAGCTCCAGCTCCCTGCTGGAAAGGCAGCTGAAGGCTGTACTGGGATTGATTAGCGATGTCTGCCCTGGGCACTGGAGGGGTggctcttgtttttttcctgctgttGAATTTATACTAGGCAAACAGAAATCCACAAGACCCCCTCCTGGGAGATGCAGGATCATGTCTCATTCCCCAATTTACCACACCAGACCTTAGGTCCAGAAAGGTGCAAAGGCTTtttaggagggagacacaagcaaAGTGCAAGAAAGTATGAAAGGAAGGGTCCACACGGCCTGGGCGGCATCATGGCGGCTTGTGACCTGGGCCTCGGAGGACAGGACCGTTTTCACAGGGGAAGCTGACAGGTGCTTCGTTCCAGATGGAGGGATAGGCTGCGCTGTTCACAGACACGGAGGTGGGAAAGGGAGACAGGGGGTCCAGCCTggctgcaatgcaggggatgggaAAGCGAGGtgggggcagagagcagggacTGCTGGATCATCCTGTGCCTGAAGGAGGAACAACCAGGGTCAACCAGGAACAACCAGTCTTTAGGGTGATGCTGCCAGCTGATACTGTATCTGAAACGGAAAccattttcctctctctgtttcaCCGGCATCTCCTGCCATATATTGTCACATAGCCCTCTTCCTCTCactcactctctctttttttaaatgacatttttcatttgTGTAAGTGAGGGGCAGAAATAGTCTGAGAGATTAGACATCAGCTCCCGGCCAGGTCCCAGCCTGTGTCTCCCTAGCTGCGTGACCCCGGGTGGGTGACCCCTACCCTTGCTTCCTGACCTCCCTCAGCTGTCCTGAGGCTGGGGAAGCTCGTGCATGTAACGCTCCCAGCTGGGTGCGGGCACCGGGCTGTGCTCAACCAATAGCACCAGCGACTTCTTCCTGGCTGCATCACTAATACTTTGTGCCGCCGCTGGAATTATCTGCAGTGCACACAGAGGAGTGTACGTCAGCTTGGGCCTTAGCATGACACGGATTTATTGCTCATTTAAAGCCTGAAAGCAAATGGATTTTTGAAAACTCCTTAAGCGTCAGGGAAGTCTGTCTCTTGCTGATTATCTGCTTGTATTTATGGATCTTTTGCCAAATATAAGGAAGCTCCTGTCACTTTGCAAATCTGGAGATCGGTCTCTTTTCTCTAAATATcaaaattcaacaattatttcACTATTTAATCCCCATCTGAATTTTAACCAATTGCATCTCGCTTTTTATTATTATCCTCTGATGTAATCAGCCCAGAGATACAGAGGCTGAGTCTGGACACTGCAGGAGGAGAacggggcagggagggagggaggcagaggccagACGGTGTGTCCTCAGCTCTACCTCAGAGCAGCTGAGCAGGGAGACAGCCCTGCCCCCAAAGGTGCCCTGGGCTGGGGTCCCAGCTCGGCCACTTCCCAGCCCTGCGATCTTGAGCAGGGTCTTCAGCTCAGgttccgggcctcagtttccccgtctgtcATCGCGGGAGGATGAATTCTTCAGTTACACGGGCTCCCCCGCCCAGCTCCCAGCTCTCCTGCCCATTCCGAGGGGATGGGCCATGTCCAGCCCCTACTCCTCTCCCATGGGACCAGCCCCGAGATGCTCAGGGCCTCGCTGACCGACTCCTGGCAGGGAAAGGATTACTCGAGACCTGTGGGTGCCGGCATCCCCAGACCTCCATCCGTCAGCTTCGTATGATCACTGGGAAGCTGCCCAGGGAGCCGTGGACTCTCCAATTTGTCGACTACAAGAagacctggcaggtgtggctggaACATGATGGGCAGAAGCACCAAATTCTTCTTTGGAAGAGGTCCTTGACTTCGAGCCCAGAGAGGGACAGCAACTTGCCTGAGAGCACACAGCACACTGTTGAGCAGATGGGACCCAGGACGGTGTGTGAGCCGGGGGGGCTGCACCCTTAGCGCTGACCCTGCTCCAGGGGTCCACGCTCCAGCTTAGGTTTCTCCTGCGATGTCCGCCCAGCATACGCAGCCCCTGGGTCAACCCTGCAGGACAGGAatcaaaggaggaaggagggagagaggccaCAAGAAGGATGTGCCTTAGATGCTTCTTGCTGACTTCACCACACAGACTCACGCTCACCTGCCCGATGGGGCCGAGGCTCCTCTGTGAGAGCGGCCACGCCCTGCTCTCTGCCCAAACCTCACCGACAGGTGTCCTGCTGGTCAGTTCCAGCTCAGAGCCCTTTGAACCAGCAGGAAGAACATCAAAGCACTTCCCAAGCCCTCCGAGGTGTTGGCGAGCTTCCTAAATGCACTGCAGGCATTTCACCCTACCCGGTTCAACAGCACGGTTTTGGGTTTTCTTTCGTTGCCTTAATCAAGTCTTTCCAAAGCATTCACCTCGTTTTCACAGAAACAATGGCTCTTGCCTTGCACGTGGGAATTGCACAGGTGAATTGGTCCTTGTAACCATGGCGTTCCTCTGGGGTAAACAGGTGTGGGAACAAATGCAGGTGGGAGCGGGTGTGGGTGACTGGTGCCTCCTGGTTGAGGGTGGCTAGGGGGGTCCGTGTGCCAGGCGGGGCGAGGGGCGAGGGGCTCCGCTCACGTccgtccctcctcctcccaggccGGCGCGACTCCTCGGGCATCCGCCTGTACTACACGGCCACGCTGAGGCGCTTCGACGCGGGCATCATGGAGCTGGGCCTGGTGTACACGCCTGTGATGGCCATCCCCCCACAGGAGACGGGCTTCGTCCTCACCGGCTACTGCACGGACAAGTGCACCCAGCTGGTGAGTGGGCCGGACATGGGGCTGGGCCTGGCACCGCCCTGCTTCCCCTGCTGAGGCCCCGAGGGTGGGGGCCGAGGTCGGCGGCTTGTGGCTTTGCTCTCCCCACCCTGCAGCTCCACCAgcgccacccccccaccccccacctcctctGGACGCCAAGGAGCCGTCCCGCCGGCCGGCGTGCGTCTGCACCTTCCTCTTCGGTAATAACTGGCTCCCGCTTAGTCCAAACCTGAACCAGTGTTTAAAATACATGCTCGTCCCATGAATGAGATCAACAACGCATTCACCATGAGAAGCGCAGGCAGTGCCGCTAACACCCCTGGGTCCCGGcagcctctccccctccccgaGGGGGACTTTTCCCCTACCTGTTTCTACAAGCCTTTACATGCGgcatgtttaaaaacaaactgaagaGTGAACGTTTGTCTGTGACGCCCTTTAACCGACGCACAGCACGGATTCAGTGGGAACTTCACTGGCGCCGGACCAGGTGAGGCCAGCGAGGTGCCTGGGGCGCGGGACACAAGGGAGCCCTGACGCCCAGGGCTGCTGTGCGAGGGCAGGTGTGGCACAGGTAACGCTTAGACTCGGGGGCAGGTGGAGGGACCGAGCTTCGGGAGGAGCGGAAGTGACTCCCCAAATTCTGGGCCCTCGGTTCTCCCCGGCCTCCCCCAGTCCCGGCCTGTGCTGAACTGTCCCCTCGTCACCAGTATCCAGGCTGCTGTCAACTTTCCACTGACAGGAAGAAGCCCTCAGGGAAATTCTGTGCCCGCGGGAAATGTGTATCAGGTGTATTCTGGAGGTGGAATTGCCACGCACAGGGATGTGAGCTTTCATTTGAATAAATCTGGCAAAAAGCCCCCCAGAAAGCCCGTTCTGGGGCTTCTTCCCCCCACAGTACCAGAGGGTGCCTGGTGCCCCAGACTTCCTGACCCACCGTATTAtcaatgcttaaaatattttctcaatcactTGGGAGAAGAACATCACTGTCGTTCAATTTGAATTTCCCCATTTGCAGAAGTTGAGGGTGTTTGCACCTGTTTCTTGGCCATTTGCCCCTCCTTTCTGCGAATATCTGTTCATAACGTTGTCCAGTGTTTCTAGTGGGTTGTCTGTCTTACTACTGGTAGAAACCAATagtaaaagaaaccaaaagtTCTTTTTATATGGTGGGTGTTAACGGCAGGGTCTGTTGGGAACGCTGCAAACACTCTCTCCCATGTGGTACCTTTGCTTCTCACGATGACCTGCAAGGTGAGTGTTAGcgtccccacttcacagatggggagactgaggcttgcCGGGGCCACAGTGCCTCCGGTTGCAGAGTGAGGAGTCAAACACGGGTCTCTCTGACTTCACGCAGCAGCCTGCCTTGTGATGCGGTTTATATGCGGATCTGTCTTCCCAGTGAATGGATTCCCTGGGATTTGTTCTTCCCGGGGGGCTCCCTGAGCCTCCAAGTCTTAGGCAAGCAAAGGGCCCTCGAACTGAAGGGACAGAGCTGTCAGACTGCACTGGCCTCGTCTGCATCCACGGTGGGTCAGCTCTTATCTGAGACCAGGGGGGACAGACCGTAACCACAGCAGCATCTGACACTTTCCCGTGTTCCCAGAACGCGGCGACACCTTGCCGTGTGCAAGTCTCCGTGGCCTGAGCCTGGAGCTGGGGCTGCAGACTCACCGGCATAGAGGGGCCCCAGGCCGGGCGACTGGCCTTTGCCAGGGGAACACGGGTCATGCTGACCGCTGACCTTGAGAATACGCCTGTCACCGGCCTGGGAATCAGCCCTGCCTTCTCTCACCAGAGTCTCTAAATACTTTACAGccccaaataaaaataactccGTTTTCTTGTTCCCCTTTAAATGGTACATGCTTCGTGAAAATCGCATTTCTGTGGACTCTCACAGAAGGGCCTCCGGCAGAGTGGGGGATCTCATCTCCGTTAGCAGACCTCCGAGGGGCGTGATTTTTGCAGTCGGAAGTCTGGCCTGGTCTAGGTAACCTCACCCAAGACCAGCCAAGAAGAAGCACAGTGTTTTGGACCACAGGCCCCAGGACGGCAATCCCCCTGCACCTTCACACACCCACGGCTCTGGGCCAGTGGTCGGCCTCTGCGGACCAGACGGGAGAAACCCAGGGCCCCATTGTTCAGCAGGTGCTCCCAGGCCTGGCCCCAATGGTCACAAATGTGGCCACAAGGCTTCCCAGTCCTCATAATGACGAGGGCAGGGGACAGTAGCTGGAGGAGAACAAGATAGAAGCACAAACGTGAAATCGGGTGACGTGCGGAAGTGCAGCAGCCTGGGGTCGCTCAGTGACGGGGCGAGGCCACCAGGGCCTCCCGGAGCAGCCGATGGGGTGGACGAACACGGCGGTGTGTTGTCAGGGAGAGGACCACGTCGAGTAGAAACAGCTGGACGTGTGTAATCCGTTTTGGGAAACGTTCTGTCTAAATCAAGTGAATGTTAACGCAAGAGAAACATCTGGAAAATGGCCGTCTGCCCTGGTGGTGATGTGAGGGCTGGCCTGTTTCCTCCGTGCTGCCCGCCTGCAGCTTCACGGTCACACCACGGCTGTAGCACCAGGTGACGGTGACGGCAGGGAACAGTGGCCTGGCTCTCACGCAGATGAAGGGAGGTCGTGCCGAGGGCAGCTGGGGACCTGCCAGTGCTGGAGGCTGGCAGAGGCTGGACAGGACGGCCGGCACTGCTGTCCCACGTCATCCGCCGGACGTGAGGACCCTAGAGTCTgtggaatagaggcagaacgaaCCGACCAGCCTTCGGGGGCTCAAGAGAGGACCCAAAGGGAAGCCGTCGGCAGCCGGATGAGCctcgggcttctctccagttgcggcgcgcgggcttagctgccccgaggcacgtgggatattAGTCctccaaccagagattgaacctgcgtcccctgccttggaaggcagattctgaaccactggaccgccagggacgtcCCTCTACTGAGTTTTCTGATGGGGGGTTTCACCGATCCGGGAGAAGGAAGGGCCTGGGTGATGCAAACGGTCCAGGGAAGTACTCACATGGCCGTTCTGTGGCCCTGGG contains:
- the DBH gene encoding dopamine beta-hydroxylase; the encoded protein is MQVPSPSVREAASMYGTAVAVFLVILVAALQGSAPPESPFPYRIPLDPEGTLELSWNVSYVQETVHFQLLVRELKAGVLFGMSDRGELENADLVVLWTDGDSAHFGDAWSDQKGQIHLDAQQDYQLLRAQRTREGLSLLFKRPFGTCDPKDYLIEDGTVHLVYGILEEPFQSLEAINVSSLQTGLQRVQLLKPNISVPALPSDVRTMEVRAPDVLVPGRETTYWCYITELPDGFPRHHIVMYEPIVTEGNEALVHHMEVFQCAAEFESFPHFSGPCDSKMKPERLNYCRHVLAAWALGAKAFYYPEEAGLAFGGPGSSRFLRLEVHYHNPLMIKGRRDSSGIRLYYTATLRRFDAGIMELGLVYTPVMAIPPQETGFVLTGYCTDKCTQLALPPSGIHIFASQLHTHLTGRKVVTVLARDGREKEIVNRDNHYSPHFQEIRMLKKVVSVHPGDVLITSCTYNTGDRKLATVGGFGILEEMCVNYVHYYPLTQLELCKSAVDPGFLQKYFHLVNRFNSEEVCTCPQASVPEQFASVPWNSFNRQVLKALYSFAPISMHCNKSSAVRFQGEWDLQPLPEIISRLEEPTRHCPASQGQSPAGPTMVSIGGGKG